The following proteins are encoded in a genomic region of Lutra lutra chromosome 16, mLutLut1.2, whole genome shotgun sequence:
- the FAM222B gene encoding protein FAM222B isoform X1: MLACLPGPGDLSFQLLSHTQMNTGLQKWDTTQKMRAAHYPTPAELDAYAKKVANNPLTIKIFPNSVKVPQRKHVRRTVNGLDTSAQRYSPYPTQAATKAGLLAIVKVPAKSILKDFDGTRARLLPEAIMNPPVAPYATVAPSTLAHPQAQALARQQALQHAQTLAHAPPQTLQHPQGIPPAQALSHPQSLQQPQGLGHPQPMAQTQGLVHPPALSHQGLQHPPNPLLHGGRKMPDSDAPPNVTVSTSTIPLSMAATLQHSQPPDLSSIVHQINQFCQTRAGISTTSVCEGQIANPSPISRSLLINASTRVSTHSVPTPMPSCVVNPMEHTHAASAALPAAGPVNLPTGVSRAPTGYPSDLKPVAWNQHQLAHLQQMCSEAGGTPAPGLTGKHAAGRELAGPGFVGKAPAYPQELCLAQSFHLKPALEKPTPSPPINGLAAPLAYPNGHYFQPLWNNILPTPNSDSSGSQDLAMPFHGGQPTGAPLDCGTAAGAHYRAGTGGGPVASQNSLMQTVDYLSGDFQQACFREQSLAMLSKAHRAPGTRAPDPTDSRNLHLQHPGYR, encoded by the exons ATGCTAGCCTGTCTGCCAGGGCCAGGTGACCTGTCCTTTCAGCTTCTTTCTCACACGCAGATGAACACTGGACTTCAGAAAT ggGACACTACACAGAAAATGAGAGCTGCTCACTATCCTACCCCAGCCGAATTGGACGCGTATGCTAAGAAGGTCGCAAACAACCCACTGACTATAAAAATCTTCCCCAACAGTGTGAAGGTTCCCCAGCGGAAACACGTTCGTCGTACTGTGAACGGCCTCGACACATCAGCCCAGCGCTACAGCCCCTACCCGACTCAGGCCGCCACCAAGGCAGGCCTGCTTGCCATTGTCAAAGTGCCAGCCAAAAGCATACTCAAGGACTTTGACGGCACCCGAGCCCGATTGCTCCCTGAGGCCATCATGAACCCCCCAGTGGCGCCCTATGCTACTGTGGCACCCAGCACTTTAGCCCACCCCCAGGCCCAGGCTCTGGCCCGCCAGCAGGCCCTGCAGCATGCACAGACCCTGGCCCATGCCCCTCCCCAGACGCTGCAGCACCCTCAGGGTATACCGCCAGCCCAGGCGCTGTCTCACCCTCAGAGCCTCCAGCAGCCTCAGGGCCTGGGCCACCCTCAGCCCATGGCCCAGACCCAGGGCCTGGTCCACCCTCCTGCCCTGTCTCACCAGGGTCTCCAGCACCCCCCCAATCCCTTGCTGCATGGAGGTCGGAAGATGCCAGACTCCGATGCCCCCCCGAATGTGACCGTGTCTACCTCAACTATCCCCCTTTCAATGGCGGCCACCCTGCAGCACAGCCAGCCCCCGGACCTGAGCAGCATCGTGCACCAGATCAACCAGTTTTGCCAGACGAGGGCGGGCATCAGCACTACCTCAGTGTGTGAGGGCCAGATCGCCAACCCCAGCCCCATTAGTCGCAGTCTGCTCATCAATGCAAGCACCCGGGTGTCCACCCACAGCGTCCCCACGCCAATGCCTTCATGTGTGGTCAATCCCATGGAGCACACCCATGCGGCCTCGGCCGCGCTGCCTGCTGCAGGCCCTGTCAACCTGCCCACGGGCGTCTCTCGAGCCCCCACTGGCTACCCTAGCGACCTCAAGCCAGTCGCCTGGAACCAGCACCAGCTGGCCCACCTACAGCAGATGTGCAGTGAGGCTGGTGGGACGCCAGCCCCTGGCCTGACAGGCAAGCATGCAGCAGGACGCGAGTTGGCAGGGCCTGGCTTTGTAGGCAAGGCCCCTGCCTACCCGCAGGAACTCTGCCTGGCACAGTCCTTCCATCTGAAGCCAGCCCTGGAGAAGCCAACCCCGTCCCCACCCATCAACGGCCTGGCAGCCCCACTGGCCTACCCCAATGGTCACTACTTCCAGCCCCTGTGGAACAACATTCTGCCCACGCCCAATAGCGACAGCTCGGGGTCTCAGGACCTCGCCATGCCATTCCATGGTGGGCAGCCCACGGGTGCACCCCTCGACTGTGGAACGGCTGCTGGGGCCCACTACCGAGCAGGGACCGGGGGTGGGCCGGTGGCAAGCCAGAACAGCTTGATGCAAACGGTGGATTACCTAAGCGGGGATTTTCAACAGGCCTGCTTTCGAGAACAGAGCCTGGCCATGCTGAGCAAGGCCCACCGAGCCCCTGGCACCCGAGCCCCTGATCCCACAGATAGTCGAAATCTTCATCTTCAGCACCCTGGGTATAGATAG
- the FAM222B gene encoding protein FAM222B isoform X3, which translates to MNPPVAPYATVAPSTLAHPQAQALARQQALQHAQTLAHAPPQTLQHPQGIPPAQALSHPQSLQQPQGLGHPQPMAQTQGLVHPPALSHQGLQHPPNPLLHGGRKMPDSDAPPNVTVSTSTIPLSMAATLQHSQPPDLSSIVHQINQFCQTRAGISTTSVCEGQIANPSPISRSLLINASTRVSTHSVPTPMPSCVVNPMEHTHAASAALPAAGPVNLPTGVSRAPTGYPSDLKPVAWNQHQLAHLQQMCSEAGGTPAPGLTGKHAAGRELAGPGFVGKAPAYPQELCLAQSFHLKPALEKPTPSPPINGLAAPLAYPNGHYFQPLWNNILPTPNSDSSGSQDLAMPFHGGQPTGAPLDCGTAAGAHYRAGTGGGPVASQNSLMQTVDYLSGDFQQACFREQSLAMLSKAHRAPGTRAPDPTDSRNLHLQHPGYR; encoded by the coding sequence ATGAACCCCCCAGTGGCGCCCTATGCTACTGTGGCACCCAGCACTTTAGCCCACCCCCAGGCCCAGGCTCTGGCCCGCCAGCAGGCCCTGCAGCATGCACAGACCCTGGCCCATGCCCCTCCCCAGACGCTGCAGCACCCTCAGGGTATACCGCCAGCCCAGGCGCTGTCTCACCCTCAGAGCCTCCAGCAGCCTCAGGGCCTGGGCCACCCTCAGCCCATGGCCCAGACCCAGGGCCTGGTCCACCCTCCTGCCCTGTCTCACCAGGGTCTCCAGCACCCCCCCAATCCCTTGCTGCATGGAGGTCGGAAGATGCCAGACTCCGATGCCCCCCCGAATGTGACCGTGTCTACCTCAACTATCCCCCTTTCAATGGCGGCCACCCTGCAGCACAGCCAGCCCCCGGACCTGAGCAGCATCGTGCACCAGATCAACCAGTTTTGCCAGACGAGGGCGGGCATCAGCACTACCTCAGTGTGTGAGGGCCAGATCGCCAACCCCAGCCCCATTAGTCGCAGTCTGCTCATCAATGCAAGCACCCGGGTGTCCACCCACAGCGTCCCCACGCCAATGCCTTCATGTGTGGTCAATCCCATGGAGCACACCCATGCGGCCTCGGCCGCGCTGCCTGCTGCAGGCCCTGTCAACCTGCCCACGGGCGTCTCTCGAGCCCCCACTGGCTACCCTAGCGACCTCAAGCCAGTCGCCTGGAACCAGCACCAGCTGGCCCACCTACAGCAGATGTGCAGTGAGGCTGGTGGGACGCCAGCCCCTGGCCTGACAGGCAAGCATGCAGCAGGACGCGAGTTGGCAGGGCCTGGCTTTGTAGGCAAGGCCCCTGCCTACCCGCAGGAACTCTGCCTGGCACAGTCCTTCCATCTGAAGCCAGCCCTGGAGAAGCCAACCCCGTCCCCACCCATCAACGGCCTGGCAGCCCCACTGGCCTACCCCAATGGTCACTACTTCCAGCCCCTGTGGAACAACATTCTGCCCACGCCCAATAGCGACAGCTCGGGGTCTCAGGACCTCGCCATGCCATTCCATGGTGGGCAGCCCACGGGTGCACCCCTCGACTGTGGAACGGCTGCTGGGGCCCACTACCGAGCAGGGACCGGGGGTGGGCCGGTGGCAAGCCAGAACAGCTTGATGCAAACGGTGGATTACCTAAGCGGGGATTTTCAACAGGCCTGCTTTCGAGAACAGAGCCTGGCCATGCTGAGCAAGGCCCACCGAGCCCCTGGCACCCGAGCCCCTGATCCCACAGATAGTCGAAATCTTCATCTTCAGCACCCTGGGTATAGATAG
- the FAM222B gene encoding protein FAM222B isoform X2, with product MRAAHYPTPAELDAYAKKVANNPLTIKIFPNSVKVPQRKHVRRTVNGLDTSAQRYSPYPTQAATKAGLLAIVKVPAKSILKDFDGTRARLLPEAIMNPPVAPYATVAPSTLAHPQAQALARQQALQHAQTLAHAPPQTLQHPQGIPPAQALSHPQSLQQPQGLGHPQPMAQTQGLVHPPALSHQGLQHPPNPLLHGGRKMPDSDAPPNVTVSTSTIPLSMAATLQHSQPPDLSSIVHQINQFCQTRAGISTTSVCEGQIANPSPISRSLLINASTRVSTHSVPTPMPSCVVNPMEHTHAASAALPAAGPVNLPTGVSRAPTGYPSDLKPVAWNQHQLAHLQQMCSEAGGTPAPGLTGKHAAGRELAGPGFVGKAPAYPQELCLAQSFHLKPALEKPTPSPPINGLAAPLAYPNGHYFQPLWNNILPTPNSDSSGSQDLAMPFHGGQPTGAPLDCGTAAGAHYRAGTGGGPVASQNSLMQTVDYLSGDFQQACFREQSLAMLSKAHRAPGTRAPDPTDSRNLHLQHPGYR from the coding sequence ATGAGAGCTGCTCACTATCCTACCCCAGCCGAATTGGACGCGTATGCTAAGAAGGTCGCAAACAACCCACTGACTATAAAAATCTTCCCCAACAGTGTGAAGGTTCCCCAGCGGAAACACGTTCGTCGTACTGTGAACGGCCTCGACACATCAGCCCAGCGCTACAGCCCCTACCCGACTCAGGCCGCCACCAAGGCAGGCCTGCTTGCCATTGTCAAAGTGCCAGCCAAAAGCATACTCAAGGACTTTGACGGCACCCGAGCCCGATTGCTCCCTGAGGCCATCATGAACCCCCCAGTGGCGCCCTATGCTACTGTGGCACCCAGCACTTTAGCCCACCCCCAGGCCCAGGCTCTGGCCCGCCAGCAGGCCCTGCAGCATGCACAGACCCTGGCCCATGCCCCTCCCCAGACGCTGCAGCACCCTCAGGGTATACCGCCAGCCCAGGCGCTGTCTCACCCTCAGAGCCTCCAGCAGCCTCAGGGCCTGGGCCACCCTCAGCCCATGGCCCAGACCCAGGGCCTGGTCCACCCTCCTGCCCTGTCTCACCAGGGTCTCCAGCACCCCCCCAATCCCTTGCTGCATGGAGGTCGGAAGATGCCAGACTCCGATGCCCCCCCGAATGTGACCGTGTCTACCTCAACTATCCCCCTTTCAATGGCGGCCACCCTGCAGCACAGCCAGCCCCCGGACCTGAGCAGCATCGTGCACCAGATCAACCAGTTTTGCCAGACGAGGGCGGGCATCAGCACTACCTCAGTGTGTGAGGGCCAGATCGCCAACCCCAGCCCCATTAGTCGCAGTCTGCTCATCAATGCAAGCACCCGGGTGTCCACCCACAGCGTCCCCACGCCAATGCCTTCATGTGTGGTCAATCCCATGGAGCACACCCATGCGGCCTCGGCCGCGCTGCCTGCTGCAGGCCCTGTCAACCTGCCCACGGGCGTCTCTCGAGCCCCCACTGGCTACCCTAGCGACCTCAAGCCAGTCGCCTGGAACCAGCACCAGCTGGCCCACCTACAGCAGATGTGCAGTGAGGCTGGTGGGACGCCAGCCCCTGGCCTGACAGGCAAGCATGCAGCAGGACGCGAGTTGGCAGGGCCTGGCTTTGTAGGCAAGGCCCCTGCCTACCCGCAGGAACTCTGCCTGGCACAGTCCTTCCATCTGAAGCCAGCCCTGGAGAAGCCAACCCCGTCCCCACCCATCAACGGCCTGGCAGCCCCACTGGCCTACCCCAATGGTCACTACTTCCAGCCCCTGTGGAACAACATTCTGCCCACGCCCAATAGCGACAGCTCGGGGTCTCAGGACCTCGCCATGCCATTCCATGGTGGGCAGCCCACGGGTGCACCCCTCGACTGTGGAACGGCTGCTGGGGCCCACTACCGAGCAGGGACCGGGGGTGGGCCGGTGGCAAGCCAGAACAGCTTGATGCAAACGGTGGATTACCTAAGCGGGGATTTTCAACAGGCCTGCTTTCGAGAACAGAGCCTGGCCATGCTGAGCAAGGCCCACCGAGCCCCTGGCACCCGAGCCCCTGATCCCACAGATAGTCGAAATCTTCATCTTCAGCACCCTGGGTATAGATAG